Genomic DNA from Cucumis melo cultivar AY chromosome 10, USDA_Cmelo_AY_1.0, whole genome shotgun sequence:
GTTATCAAGGCATTAGTAACAGAAGGTGTTGAAGATTCTCCAGCTTTTATGGCACTGGCATGTATTTGTTTCCCATGCTCCAAAGTAGCCAAACTTGAACTTACACTAAGCATGGCCGCCAGGGTATAACTATTCGGCTCAGGGCCTTCATTAACCATCAACCTAAACAGGTCCAGTGCATCGTTCCATAACCCGTTTTGCACATAACCAACAATCATGGCTGTCCATGCTATCACATCACAATCTCTTAATTTGTTAAATATCTCTCTGGCTGGTTTGACATTTCCTAGCTTGGTATATCCATCCAGTAGGGAAGTGAACGCTAtaatgtttagatttgaagtccTGTTATGCTCAACAATCAGTCTAGCTATTTCTACGCCACCTGACTTTGCATACATTGATATCAAAGCATTGCCAACTGCTCCAGAAGTTTCAGCTTCTGTTCTTAGAATATAAGCATGTATCTGTTTCCCAATATTCAGCTTCTCAAGATTGGCACAAGCTGATAAAATGCTTGCCAAGGTGAAGTTATCTGGCTTTAAAGAAGGTTCATTCAACATCTTTGAAAATATAACCAGTGCTTCAAGATTATTCCCTTGCTGACTATATCCCGAAATCATCGAATTCCAAGAAACTATATCTCGGTCAGGCATTTTCTCAAATTGTGAAGCAGCAAGCTCAAACTGCCCAGATTGCATATACAATGAAATCAAAGCATTCCAAGTTGAAATGTTCTTCACCGTCATCCTATCAAAAACAACTTTCGCTATGACCGGATCTCCACATTTTGCGTACATATTCAGCAGGGAAGTTGCAACCGGAGCACAACTACCGAGTCCAAGTTTAACAACAAATGAATGAATCTTCCTACCAATGTCCAAAGCTTGATTTGCCGCGCATGAAGAAAGAACATTACTGACTGTGAATTGAGAAGGTGGGACTCTTCCAGATATCATCTTCGCAAACATCCAAATCGCATTATCAAATAAACCAAATTGATTGTAACCCACAATGATGGCAGTCCAAGAAACAGGATCACAGTCAGGCATTTCATACAAAAGGCGACGTGAGACCTCAAAATTACCCTGTTTGGCATAGCCAGATATCAGAGTGTTCCATGAGAATGTTGACTTAAGGGGCATTTCATCGAACACATGGTGAGCAAAGCTAAGTGACCCAGTTTTGGCATAGAAAGTCATAAGATTGTTCATCAAGTACACACCAAGATGAAGGCCTTTCTTGATTATTTGAGAGTGGACAGACCTTCCGGCAAATGGGTCTTTGATTCTAACACTTGTTTGCAAGATATGTGCAAAGAATTCACAAGAAGTGGGTGAATTACCAACTTCCATGATTGGAGATTAAAATCTAGAGACGAAAAACGATCCCAATGTTTAACCTCGCCATAGATTTCTAACCATCAATTTCCCTTGTTTCCTTCAATTTTTGGTTATTTAGCTTATGAAATCAGTAGTGTGCTATTTTGCAACTTAGCTATGAACAATATCAAACAAGAAACTAAAAACAGTACAGCCTAAGTTAAGATTAACACAAACAGTAAACAAAGTcgaaaaataaactaaaaaaactgCCATTGATGTAGTTTTGGTTTTCTACTGACCTCTGTATACAGAACAACCAAAAGTAGAACCCGACCAAGCAATGGCTGAATTTCATCCCTTTCTGGACAGATCGGCCCATTTGAGGCCCATCTATAATATCCGACCCGAGCTATCGGCCTCTTGCCTTTATTCGATTTCAAATTAGTATCTTCTCTCCCGCCGGATCTGACAAGGAGGACGAGAGAGGTTTCGCGGCAGATCACTGACGAACTTTAGTCCATCTAATCCCGTCTCCGACGGTTagatttcttcaaattttggaAACTAATGGTTAGAATTTCAGGTTATTAACTTTCATTTGTGTTTAATTATGCTATTCCCTCTGCGAACTTCAATTAATTTCACTATGCGCTACATTAATTTAGGGTTTGAAAGTTTTTGTATTGTTTTCATTGACGAAAACCCATTGACCAAGTGTGGATTCGTCTCGGAATGCTGCAACGTTAGTAGTTCAGTCAAGTCAAGAAGAAAGACTTGTTGCTGATAATGGCAAGAAGAAAGGCAAAGAAAACAGTTAAGAAGTCCAGCCCTTCATCTGGACGACACGCAAAAGATGAAGCAGCGGATAAGATAAAGACTCACTCCGATGAAGATGGTATGTTGAAATTCGTAGTGATTTCAATCCTTTTTCCCCAAGCCGGAATTtcattttaggaaaattgtCTTGTTTCTCTTCGTGTTTAGTTGAACGGCATGCTGCTGCAATCCGTGCCATTCGGGATGTGGAGATCGAGCGTTTGATTACTGAATTGCGGTTGCTTCGTTCGTATTTCAACAAAGAGCAATTGCAAACTCCTCTATTGCAATTTTTCGAAGAGAAACTTCCAAGCTTGTCCATTTCGATAAGAGGCGACCAAGGAGAAATTGAAGTACAATGGAAGGATACAGAGGATGAATTACACACCAATCCAGCGGATGGAGTAGATATACATGCTTCTCTTCTTCATCGCCTTTCCACAGCTTATCCTTACTGCTCTGCCGGAATGCGATCGTTTAATGGATTTGAATTTTCCAGTAAATCAGGTATCTGTAGATTTTGGATTGTGGTGCTTAAAATTATTTGGTAAGTACTCCCTTGTGTGACGTTTCTGCTGCAACTCATCGTCTTTTCTTTCCCGGTGGCAGTGAAAACAAATCCTTTCAATGCCGAGAACCTTCAAATTCCAAACTTTGTAAGCAATTTTACTTTTAATATCTTAAATTGTTTAGCAGTAGAGCGAGTGCTACTTTGCGAGCTCACAGAATGTGATTTAGTTTGTCTATATCTTTTGTCTCGTTGTTGATTTGTGGGAAAATGCCTTCTTGTATGCTTTGGTATTATTCGGGATCCAAAGTTAGAAAAATATGACACCTCACAATTTTTATAAGATAACGTGTGCTACTTTTCTCATTCTCCACTGATTTGAGATGAGACGTCATGTGTACATAATTTGGTATTAGAGTTCATGAAGCCTAAACGGGTGTTTagtgagaaaaaaaagaaggattTGATCCAAGAATAGTGAACATAAAAAGGTACTACCTTGAGGAACACGCTGAAGATCCACGATGgaaaaattaaatatacttCATAATCTTTACAAGAGAACATGAATTACTTCATTCAAAACTAATTTTTGTAATTGTTGTACAATAGGATCTTCTTTTGTTCCCCACTTAATCATATCGATGTACGGTTACTGTTccctatatatataaaaatgattaGGTAACTCCTTTCATTTTTTCCATTAGATGGATACCCATGTTTATCGAGCAGGTATTGACTGATTATCTTTATTGACAAAATTCTTGATTTTTAGGTTTTGGAGGAGCCCTCGGATAATATGGTGCTTGGCATGCCAGACATTCTCCAAACTCCTGGGGTTCGTATCTTCATGGTTCTTGCACCTCACTTATTGCATTAGCCTTCTTATGTTATCTATTATTGCCATTTTTCAATATTTGGTAGTGTCTTTGACTCAGGCAGATAGGCTCTCGCGGTTAAAGGAATAGAATTATAGTAGTGGTAGGGTGTCTGCAGTCAGTTATTGATGTCTTAATAATTAAGGATATCTAAGCTAATCCATGTCTATAAACTAATTATAGACAATTATCAAGCCTTTATTAGCTCGATCTTCAGCTTCAATAATTTTGGATACTCGACGTCTTAGTAATAAGTTGGGATCTTGTTGCTCGTCATGGATTGGGCTTTGGGTTAATAAGGTCCAATGTAAATGGTGTGAACAACACTGGTTCAACACATAGTTGTCACCTCATCTATCAAGGATTTGATATCCTGAGTTCTTTTCACAACCAAAGTGGGGTCAAGTCAAATATGGTTGTTTTGTGAGGATAACTAAGGCTCACAAGTTAATCCTCACGAAGACACTTGCTTCGTGTACTTGTTGGTAAATCGGGAATGAACTTTGTAACTAGTATTGGTTTGGACTTTATTATAAAAGTAGTATTGGTTGGTTTTACGGTAGGATAAAACAGGAGTTTATGGAACGTTGTATtatagttcttttttttctcttttagagGTTCATTTTGGATTTGATTATTTCTACTCGAGTTTTCAATGGAAATGTTCCTATGGATTTCAGTGGCATCTACTGATCAAAGTTATCAACTTGAAGGGAAAAATTAATTGCAGCTTTAAGCTGCAAAAGAAGTTATTGGGTGGCAATAGTCAATCATTTATCATTAAGCATGTCATAAATAATTACTGCAGTGTAGAGGGAATGATGGAAGTGCTGGTCTCATTTCAAGCCATAATCACCATTTTAATTATGGACTAGAATCATTTATTGACGGATGGAGATATAGAAAAAGCTAGGAAAACTTTCGACCCCATGGAAAGAAGCTGGACGATAATTCTAAATACAAAGATCAGCATGGCTATAACTAAACAACATGTGAAATTTACATTTAGTAAAATCCCAGCCTTGTTTGAGGAATTTTCTGGAAGAAACTTTCTTAAGGCTATTTTTACCTCTATTTAGCATATTCTACTATGATCTAACTGGATATCGTTTCATAGATAAGTAACCAAAGATTGTCTATTGGGATGACACCGAAAACCCGAAGACTGCCAAAGCCAGGCGAGATGCTCGTGTCTATCCATGGATCCCCGCTTGGTGTTTACAAGGAAGACAACATGGAAGCAATCCATGGTATATTCATCTAAGCTCATATCTAAGAAATGCAGTGCAGTATATTTTGACTCTTCAAATTCAAAAATGTGATCGAGTAGGCTTGATAAGTTGATGGGTAATGGGTATAAATCATGATTCTACATTTTTCTAATGGATTAACTAATAATGTGCAGAATCAGAAGAGGGTTGATCGGTTGATTCAAGGTCACTTGACCGACTGTCAATAGAACCGAAACTTCAAATGCGTCTATTCCGAATGTCGTTCTACCCTTTCTTTCAACCTTCTTTTATGGTCCCTAACCTTTTATTACTTTGTTAAAGGCTACTCTTACAAGTGTAACCGAGAATTAGTGCGTTTCTACTAGAAGGAATGGGCATGTACAAACGTACAATAGCTCCACTAGATTACTATGAACGGTTAAGTTCACCATTTTGTGATTCCAAAAATATCTGAGGTGCGCCCGAGGGGAGCGATAGAAGAAGGTTGAGTCGAGGACTCTTAAGGTTTGTTTGGTGCATAATCCATAAACAAATAAGTAAATACAACTAATGTGGGATGATGGAGAAAGTGAAAATGGAAAGATGCAGCTTGAAAGTTGGGAGAACAACACTTCTGTGGTTTAGAGTGAAAATGAAAGAGGAGGTTTTCAATGGAAGAAATATGGTTTGGTTTGGGCCTCAATTGGAATTTCTGACTTgcttttcttcctttctttttttccccctcaatgtcattattttgaattttctgtATTTCTTCCACTTTCCTGTTAATGTGAAAGAAAAAAGTGACATTTTAGTGGTTTGATTATATTCCTTCCCCTAGTGAATGTGATTGTctccttttaatttctttaaaattgtgTACAAAATGATATAGATATTTTGAGTGGTTAGCTCTATAAAATCCCAATTGTTGCAAATTTCTATTCTTCTTTGTATTTGTATTATATCTTTAATTTTCCCATATGCAATAATTTGTCATTAAATATGGGATAATGTATATCAtctcaatttaaaaaaaatgttatgggTTTGAATGATTGGTCAATAAAGTACTTACTTATATAAAGATTTTgttgtgaaaagaaaaaaagaaaaaagtagtttttagaatttgttatttttgGATCAAATCCCACAAGTCCAATGGCTTGAGAGTTGAATTTTATTACCATTTTTTGCTACTTGGGGGTCCCAAATTTTGAATTTCTAGTGTATGTCTATGTCTTCTTGTGTATGTACATATTGTAATGTTTTCCAAATAGTTGACTTATCATTTTAGTGCTATGGTCCCCCAAAATTAATATTGAAAACCTTAGTTTATTAACTTTGTCCTTTTGTTGAATTTTCAAATACATTGTTTGAACAAAATCAATCAAATCTCCgaatttaattatttcttataaGTAGCTTTTCATGTACTTGAATATCGTTTTCATTGGTGAGAAGGTAGCATTGATGTGATTTTATAGACTTTTCAAAAATAGCATGACGTTAacaatatttatattaaaaaaaatgcaaagaaATCGCCACTGATTTGAAAACTTGATTCATGAATCATGGTAATATAGTTTATTGCAAAGATTAGAGAGAATTGTTATAGATAGCAAAAATTAAACCGAAATGTTTGGATAGttctttttttcaattcatCCGTGTCAAAATATTGACTAACTATTTTTTGCCTGTCACAAAATATGTATATAGATAAAGGTTTTTCCGCTTAATATTTTAATCAAACATATAAAAACAGACAAAATTTGAGTCTTGAGCATGGCAAATAATTGCAAATAGagcaattaaatttaaaatgtcgacgtataaaacaatattttaaataaaactaaaaatataacaaaaactaTCGGTTATATTAGtaatagattttattatatatatatatatattatataattgtATAATTGgttattatttctaaaacttcctcttaattatccttttttttccttcattctattattatttttttattttatttgaaaaatattagtCCAACCATTTGGGTGAAGATTCAAAGGAATTATTTTAGTTGAGTGTAAATATTTCCCATGATTTGAAAATTAAGAACAAATGtttttccaatgagatcattaCCAAAAATGATTCATAAATTGCTTGacctaattatatatatataatcggTCAATTCTCTTGATTTGACACCCAAGTTgaatatacaaatatttttaattacaGTTAATTATAATTATCCATTCGTTTGAATTTCTATCCTTTCTAGAACGACATCTACTTTTGTTAGTTATTATACTTTAAGACGTGTATTTTGATTTTAATGCAAAACTATGAAAATAgttttagattaaaaaaaacacaCCATATCAAAATGATCATAAACATAAATGACGATTAGACGAAGAAATATAGAATTTAATTGTAAATTATATATTATCGCATTAACTATTTGGAAAGAGGAATTTAGAGGTTTAATATCacataaatttaaaaactatctTTGCAAGTTAAGCCTTTCTATATTTGATAGGATGAGGTATCAATATATATGTTAGAATGAGATATGGTGAGTGTTATACGCAAGATTGACTGAAAAGACATAAATGACATTTTGACAAGAACGTAGACAACAAAATGATTTAGATCGAAACAACCACCTAAGACCATAATGAGTTTAGGGAAGAGGGACTTGGGGTCATGAGTCATGACCCAAGCAAGTATGCTTGGCCTCGACCCACCTCATTAAAAACCTAAAGAGACATGTTTCATGCATACCCCAACAAAGTATAACTATATTGTAGGCCCAAAGCATAGTTAAAGTGAGGTGTATGTATTGAGATTGGTCGATGTCAATCCTAGCGAAATGACGAACTGGGGACGTGCCCTCTTCACACACACCCAAACTCAATAAGTCAAGGGAGGTTTTAAGCAATTCGAAAATAGGTATACACATTTGTCCTGATACATTCTCTTCTCTTACCGACACCGTTCTACACTCAAAACGTAAGAACAAAAAAGCTTCAACCTATTCTGTGTTATGTTAACACAAAACGAGAAGTTGAGTTTAAACTCACATACCAAAGTCTTTTTCTTTAAAGCTACCATAGCCTTAATAGTGTATACTTTTTTgacaaatatttgaaatttgCTCTAAAcatttcctttttgtttttcattgGAAAAAGATATCAGCCatatgaatttttatttttatgttttgaattgtttatttattttctctaatttctttattacttttctatctattttaaatcattttcataatcgtaagattttcttctattttttacttgtaaatttttaataatataaattttaggAGATCCCATTTAAAgagtttctaaattttaattaatatacatatataatgttagttttatttaatttgtatttttttaaaaaaaaaaacttaacatTTTAAAGTTGGATGAGATGATAATTATTATAtgtgataaaagaaaaatgtttattttttatatttattattatacttttcaaaattgtttgcTTAAAAAATTTGGTTAAATATCACTTATTATTCTTATATTATACTTTCTACTTCCTTCCTCGATTTTTCAAAACGGATGCTAACATAAACCTAACTTAACACTAATATATCGATTTGGAGATCAATATTCCAATTTTCCATCTCAATTATCCTAAAAAATGGATAAGGATAATtaatttctcaatttattttcttcgtttctttttcttttaaagagatTTTTTATTGTCCAAGATCAGAAGATTTCATATAATTAAAGTTGAATGCAATAATACTTGACAATCTTGACTACAGAAAAGTGAGacactcttttcttttttaatcatgtgctaattaattttaagatgttaattattctatatttttttaacctatgatatatatatatatatatatatatatatatatatagtggtCTTTGTATTGAACTTTGTGCATATTACTTTGAAAacatatattaataaataagtcttaaggttgattttcttttatccaccagatctaatttaaaaaaaaaagaaaaaaaaattcacaagtGGCAATATAATATATCTGTTCATATATTCTAGAAAATTAATCCTATGATCGTATATCGATTGATTAAAGTTTACGTTATCTTTTACGATgttcttaaattttgttttagtttattatataatatttttttaaaaaatacctaaataattaaattgaaactttacatacatatatttttataatatctaTAAAAAACAATTGATCAATTGATATTATATGTAAAGTTCATTTGGTGAGACTTGTTGATATAAAATAAAGTTACcaattctttcaattttttcataACTAATAAGCcaacaaatcaaaataaaacaatataGATATGACTGTGTTAAAGTTAATCCATAGTAATTAATTAGGGCATCTCCATGTTTGTAGGACATAGGACAGACACACAAtgacattaattaaaataattaaaacttcCAAGTCAACTATAAAGTCTTATCTTAGAATTCGAAAAATGTCTATATATTTTCCTCCCGTTCACAACCCCTCAATAACCCAACCTCTTATcactctctctttttctcttattctcttctttccctttttcagaagagagaaaaagaaaaaccctcaAAATCTCTgaattcctttttcttttaaaacagtAATCGACTTCGAGAAAATGGTGGCCGGCGGAGGAATCTCCGGATGCTCCGACATAGGTAGCATCGCGGTCCACGTCATCACCGGACGGTGGTTCGTGGTGTTTGCTTCACTCCTCATCATGGCGGCGGCCGGAGCAACGTACATGTTCGGCTTGTACTCGAGCGATATTAAATCGGTTTTGGGTTACGATCAAACAACGTTAAATTTGTTGAGTTTTTTCAAGGATTTGGGTGCAAACGTCGGCGTTTTATCTGGACTTATTAACGAGGTTACGCCGCCGTGGGTGGTTCTATCCATCGGCGCCGTTTTGAACTTCTTTGGTTACTTTATGATTTGGCTTGCCGTCACTCGTCGAATCTCCACCCCTAAAGTTTGGCAAATGTGTCTCTATATTTGTATTGGAGCCAATTCTCAATCCTTTGCTAATACAGGTTCTCTCGTCACTTGTGTTAAGAACTTCCCTGAAAGCCGCGGAGTCGTTCTTGGTATGTATTTTAAgtctttaaattaataaaagattCTCAAaaactaagttttttttttttttttttcattttcatatgAAGTTTATACAAGAcgttttttaacttttaattataCATTGATGAACATTTGAGACTTTCTTCTTTCACCTATTCAACCTTATCGCAAACAAACGATTACGTGAAATTCAAAATGTTGGAcacgaaaattcaaatttctaactagtggatgaatttaaaaaatcaattaatcACTTAGTTAAGTTAAGTTAAGTTggaaaactaaaattaatataatttaatctttaattataaattattatcatcttgaaattcaaacttagattttgtaaatagagaagaagaaaaaaaaacttctatTGTTTAGTATTTTCATAGAGATTCCAACATTTGATTCCATATGTTTAAACAAATAAATCACTACTAATTAAACGTTACAAATTTTAGGTATCTTGAAGGGATACGTCGGGCTGAGCGGCGCCATTATCACACAACTCTTCCACGCATTTTACGGCAACGACACCAAATCCTTAATTCTCCTCATCGGATGGCTTCCCGCTGCCATTTCCTTCGCATCTTTACGCACAATACGTATCATGAAAGTCATCCGCCAACCAAACGAGCTTAAAGTCTTCTACAACTTCCTCTACATTTCTCTTGCCCTCGCCGGATTCCTAATGCTAATGATCATTGTAGAAAGCAAAAAAGAGTTCAATCAAAACGAATACGGTGGCAGCGCCGCCGTCGTCCTCCTCCTACTTTTCCTCCCACTTGCTATCGTCATCATCGAAGAATACAATCTTTGGAAACTCAAAACTGCTCTCGTTAAATCCCCAAATCCGTCTGTTCAAATCGTAACAGAGAAACTCCCAAAAACAGAGCATCCAAAACAATTAGAGCAAAAAGAACCATCTTGTTGGACAACAATTTTCAACCCACCACAACGTGGCGAGGATTTCACAATTCTTCAAGCTCTCTTCAGCTTCGACATGCTGATTCTATTCATCGCTGCAATCTGCGGTGTCGGTGGAACGTTAACGGCGATTGACAATTTGGGTCAAATCGGAATGTCTTTGGGATACCCAAAAAGAAGCATTAGCACATTTGTAACATTAGTCAGCATTTGGAATTACCTCGGCCGAGTTGCCTCCGGTTTCATCTCTGAAATTGTTTTGACAAAATACAAATTCCCTCGTCCTTTAATGCTCTCTCTAACCCTTCTTTTGTCCTGTGTCGGCCATTTGATAATCGCATTTGACGTCCCAAATGGGCTATACGTTGCTTCCATCGTAATCGGATTCTGCTTTGGAGCACAATGGCCGTTGATTTTCGCCATAATTTCAGAGCTTTTTGGGTTGAAATATTACTCAACGCTTTACAATTTCGGGTCAGTGGCGAGTCCAATTGGGCTATATATTCTGAATGTGAAAGTGGCTGGGAATTTCTACGACCGAGAAGCAGAGAAGCAGCTCAGTGCAAAAGGGATTATACGAAAAGCAGGGGAAGAATTAAAGTGCTTTGGAGGGGAATGCTTTAAGCTTTCATTCATTGTAATCACAGCTGTTACTTTACTGGGTATGTTAGTTTCATTGATTCTAGTGATCAGAACAAGAAGTTTCTACAAAAGTGATATTTACAAGAAATTTAGAGATGAAGCCGAAACAACAGAGGTGGCCGGAAATGGGGTTATAGAGGTCGCCGGTGTACCggaagagagaagaaaatgaTGGGAATGTAGAAAAGATAACAAAGGGAAAGTTGAAATGTATGAGTAAAATCCAAATGGGTTGAAGAAGAGAGATGAGAAAGATAGATTTAAGACAATTTTAGATTGATTTTTGGGaactaattttcttttactcATCTCTTGGCTTTTGTTGTTTGAAAGTACAAAGTCTATCCTTTTGTGAATGAGATTATAATTAGCAAAAGAGAGAGAATGAGTTAAGATAAGGTTTCTTCTAAGAGCTTTTATTTAGAATGTTTCTTTATCATTGTAATTCAAGATTTAGAATTGTTTTTTATGCTATTCATTTTGAAAGGTTTAGGTTTAATttagaaagaaaggaaaattgAGGTGTTTGAGAAGCTATCTATCTTAAAATAGTTTTTGGAATGAATTTAAAcggttttgtaaaaaaaatgtttaaataaaagtgagttttttaaaaaatatttccaaATTAAACTTTTTGTTCAAACCACTTTAACTAATATTCTTATATTCTACTATCGactttaatttttcaaatgtaCAAGAAGATAAACATAACTCAACTGACAAATTTGACATAAAGTGTATACTTTTGAGCGTGTGGTCAAAATTTTGATTATGCAATAATTCTCATACGTATTGTTGACGAAAAGAGAAAAACCAAATGGTAAGAGAATTGAATTAACAAATTCTTATTATTTGTGTCGACCAAAACCAACTAACTaaaattttcaacaattttatgaTTGATTTTCAGTAATGGCTTTCTCTGAAAACCAATAGCAACCGACCAATTTAAACCTCTATCTAGAGTTGTTGATGACTTTAccataaaaaatagaaaacatcaccgttaataatatatgtatatatatatatacatatatatgacATTCATCCATTACTAATTAACTTTGAGATGAAACTCCAAATAAATGTTTAAAACAATTAATATTAGCGATTTGATGAGGAAAATGTGAGAAAATACATCTTGAGAATAG
This window encodes:
- the LOC103489436 gene encoding uncharacterized protein LOC103489436, which produces MARRKAKKTVKKSSPSSGRHAKDEAADKIKTHSDEDVERHAAAIRAIRDVEIERLITELRLLRSYFNKEQLQTPLLQFFEEKLPSLSISIRGDQGEIEVQWKDTEDELHTNPADGVDIHASLLHRLSTAYPYCSAGMRSFNGFEFSSKSVKTNPFNAENLQIPNFVLEEPSDNMVLGMPDILQTPGISNQRLSIGMTPKTRRLPKPGEMLVSIHGSPLGVYKEDNMEAIHESEEG
- the LOC103489437 gene encoding pentatricopeptide repeat-containing protein At2g22070 isoform X2; this translates as MPDCDPVSWTAIIVGYNQFGLFDNAIWMFAKMISGRVPPSQFTVSNVLSSCAANQALDIGRKIHSFVVKLGLGSCAPVATSLLNMYAKCGDPVIAKVVFDRMTVKNISTWNALISLYMQSGQFELAASQFEKMPDRDIVSWNSMISGYSQQGNNLEALVIFSKMLNEPSLKPDNFTLASILSACANLEKLNIGKQIHAYILRTEAETSGAVGNALISMYAKSGGVEIARLIVEHNRTSNLNIIAFTSLLDGYTKLGNVKPAREIFNKLRDCDVIAWTAMIVGYVQNGLWNDALDLFRLMVNEGPEPNSYTLAAMLSVSSSLATLEHGKQIHASAIKAGESSTPSVTNALITMYAKTGNISVAKRVFDLTSGKKEIVSWTSMIMALAQHGLGKEAINLFERMRSLGMKPDHITYVGVLSACTHVGFVEQGRKYYKMMTEVHEIEPTLSHYACMIDLYGRAGLLQEAYQFIESMPIEPDNIAWGSLLASCRVHKNADLAKVAAERLLLIDPGNSGAYLALANVYSACGKWESAAKTRKLMKDRGVRKEKGFSWIHIKNKVHAFGVEDVIHPQKDEIYKLMAEIWEEIKKMGFIPDTESVLHDLEEEVKEQILKHHSEKLAIAFGLLNTPENTVLRIMKNLRVCNDCHSAIKFISKLVGREIIVRDATRFHHFKDGSCSCRDYW
- the LOC103489437 gene encoding pentatricopeptide repeat-containing protein At2g22070 isoform X1, which gives rise to MEVGNSPTSCEFFAHILQTSVRIKDPFAGRSVHSQIIKKGLHLGVYLMNNLMTFYAKTGSLSFAHHVFDEMPLKSTFSWNTLISGYAKQGNFEVSRRLLYEMPDCDPVSWTAIIVGYNQFGLFDNAIWMFAKMISGRVPPSQFTVSNVLSSCAANQALDIGRKIHSFVVKLGLGSCAPVATSLLNMYAKCGDPVIAKVVFDRMTVKNISTWNALISLYMQSGQFELAASQFEKMPDRDIVSWNSMISGYSQQGNNLEALVIFSKMLNEPSLKPDNFTLASILSACANLEKLNIGKQIHAYILRTEAETSGAVGNALISMYAKSGGVEIARLIVEHNRTSNLNIIAFTSLLDGYTKLGNVKPAREIFNKLRDCDVIAWTAMIVGYVQNGLWNDALDLFRLMVNEGPEPNSYTLAAMLSVSSSLATLEHGKQIHASAIKAGESSTPSVTNALITMYAKTGNISVAKRVFDLTSGKKEIVSWTSMIMALAQHGLGKEAINLFERMRSLGMKPDHITYVGVLSACTHVGFVEQGRKYYKMMTEVHEIEPTLSHYACMIDLYGRAGLLQEAYQFIESMPIEPDNIAWGSLLASCRVHKNADLAKVAAERLLLIDPGNSGAYLALANVYSACGKWESAAKTRKLMKDRGVRKEKGFSWIHIKNKVHAFGVEDVIHPQKDEIYKLMAEIWEEIKKMGFIPDTESVLHDLEEEVKEQILKHHSEKLAIAFGLLNTPENTVLRIMKNLRVCNDCHSAIKFISKLVGREIIVRDATRFHHFKDGSCSCRDYW
- the LOC103489435 gene encoding protein NUCLEAR FUSION DEFECTIVE 4-like; amino-acid sequence: MVAGGGISGCSDIGSIAVHVITGRWFVVFASLLIMAAAGATYMFGLYSSDIKSVLGYDQTTLNLLSFFKDLGANVGVLSGLINEVTPPWVVLSIGAVLNFFGYFMIWLAVTRRISTPKVWQMCLYICIGANSQSFANTGSLVTCVKNFPESRGVVLGILKGYVGLSGAIITQLFHAFYGNDTKSLILLIGWLPAAISFASLRTIRIMKVIRQPNELKVFYNFLYISLALAGFLMLMIIVESKKEFNQNEYGGSAAVVLLLLFLPLAIVIIEEYNLWKLKTALVKSPNPSVQIVTEKLPKTEHPKQLEQKEPSCWTTIFNPPQRGEDFTILQALFSFDMLILFIAAICGVGGTLTAIDNLGQIGMSLGYPKRSISTFVTLVSIWNYLGRVASGFISEIVLTKYKFPRPLMLSLTLLLSCVGHLIIAFDVPNGLYVASIVIGFCFGAQWPLIFAIISELFGLKYYSTLYNFGSVASPIGLYILNVKVAGNFYDREAEKQLSAKGIIRKAGEELKCFGGECFKLSFIVITAVTLLGMLVSLILVIRTRSFYKSDIYKKFRDEAETTEVAGNGVIEVAGVPEERRK